The proteins below come from a single Paludibacter jiangxiensis genomic window:
- the guaA gene encoding glutamine-hydrolyzing GMP synthase: MTNKILILDFGSQYTQLIGRRIRELNVYCEIHPYNHYPALDASVKGVILSGSPFSVHQDNALIPDLTPFEGKMPILGVCYGAQYLCHSNGGKVEPSDTREYGRAMLNVAASHSPLFAGVSERSQVWMSHGDTITEIPANFELIASTETVKNAAFKISGENTFGIQFHPEVYHTTEGTQMLKNFVVDICGCSQDWTPDSFIESTVKELKVQLGNDKVVLGLSGGVDSTVAGVLLQRAIGDNLTCIFVNNGLLRKNEFESVLDQYKGMKLNVIGVDATEHFLNDLKGVREPEKKRKIIGRDFIEVFDKEAHKIEDVKWLAQGTIYPDVIESVSVNGPSATIKSHHNVGGLPETMKLKVVEPLRLLFKDEVRRVGKSLGISQDLLGRHPFPGPGLGVRILGDVTAEKVRILQDADHIFIEGLRTWGLYDSIWQAGTILLPVKSVGVMGDERTYENTIALRAVHSTDGMTADWVHLPYDFMAQISNDIINKVRGVNRVVYDISSKPPATIEWE, translated from the coding sequence ATGACCAACAAAATCTTAATCCTCGATTTCGGGTCGCAATATACCCAGCTTATCGGTCGTCGCATCCGCGAACTCAATGTTTACTGTGAAATTCACCCTTACAATCACTATCCGGCTCTTGATGCCTCAGTGAAGGGTGTAATTCTCTCAGGTAGTCCATTCTCTGTTCATCAGGACAATGCGCTGATTCCCGACCTCACTCCGTTTGAAGGAAAAATGCCAATTTTGGGCGTTTGCTACGGAGCTCAGTATCTTTGCCACAGCAATGGCGGTAAGGTAGAACCTTCCGACACACGCGAATATGGCCGTGCCATGTTGAATGTCGCTGCATCGCACTCTCCTCTTTTTGCAGGAGTAAGCGAACGTTCTCAGGTTTGGATGTCTCACGGAGATACCATCACCGAGATTCCTGCTAATTTTGAACTGATTGCTTCAACAGAAACCGTAAAAAATGCCGCTTTCAAAATCAGCGGTGAAAATACATTCGGCATCCAGTTTCACCCCGAAGTGTACCACACAACCGAAGGGACACAAATGTTGAAAAACTTTGTGGTGGATATTTGCGGTTGCTCTCAGGACTGGACTCCCGATTCATTTATCGAAAGCACTGTAAAAGAGCTGAAAGTACAACTGGGCAACGACAAAGTGGTACTCGGCCTTTCGGGCGGTGTCGACTCAACGGTGGCCGGCGTCTTACTGCAACGTGCCATCGGAGACAACCTCACCTGTATCTTCGTAAATAACGGTTTATTGCGCAAAAACGAATTCGAGAGCGTACTCGATCAGTACAAAGGCATGAAACTGAACGTGATCGGAGTAGATGCCACCGAACATTTCCTTAACGACCTGAAAGGTGTTCGTGAACCGGAAAAGAAACGTAAAATCATTGGTCGCGATTTTATCGAAGTATTCGACAAAGAAGCACATAAAATAGAAGACGTAAAATGGCTAGCTCAGGGAACTATTTATCCTGACGTTATCGAATCGGTTTCGGTCAATGGTCCTTCGGCTACCATCAAATCGCACCACAACGTGGGCGGTCTGCCTGAAACCATGAAACTGAAAGTGGTGGAACCTTTGCGTCTGCTTTTCAAAGACGAAGTTCGCCGCGTAGGTAAAAGCCTTGGCATTTCTCAGGATCTGCTCGGTCGTCATCCTTTCCCGGGTCCGGGTCTTGGCGTACGTATTCTGGGCGATGTTACTGCCGAAAAAGTTCGCATTCTTCAGGATGCCGATCATATATTCATCGAAGGGCTGAGAACATGGGGTCTGTATGATTCTATCTGGCAGGCTGGAACCATTCTGCTTCCGGTAAAATCGGTAGGTGTAATGGGTGACGAACGCACCTACGAAAACACCATCGCTCTTCGTGCCGTTCACTCTACCGACGGTATGACAGCCGACTGGGTTCACCTCCCTTACGACTTTATGGCTCAGATTTCGAACGATATTATCAATAAAGTACGTGGCGTAAACCGCGTTGTGTACGATATCAGCTCGAAACCACCCGCAACTATTGAGTGGGAATAA
- the amrS gene encoding AmmeMemoRadiSam system radical SAM enzyme yields the protein MEAYEPDKWSRPAMWQEQLPEMKVQCHLCPLECVLHPGQTGICRTRINNEGVVYTQAYGNPCSISIDPIEKKPLFHFFPGSGIYSLSTAGCNFRCLNCQNWQISQASPRTLQHFELTPLEVVQQALRHDTDSIAFTYTEPTVFYEYLLDTASIAKEKGLKTVFISNGFINKKPLAGLMPWLDAANIDLKCFDDEIYRHLDGGRLQPVLDTLKMLKAGGVWLEITNLLVPGYTDSPEMILVMCEWLVANGFADTPLHFSRFFPTYKLKEIPSTAETVLIHAKAIAEKCGMRFVYIGNVPDLHGENTICPVCRQLLIERVGYRVKSNYIHHGRCVFCGEPIPGVWQ from the coding sequence ATGGAAGCTTACGAACCCGATAAATGGAGCCGTCCGGCAATGTGGCAGGAGCAGTTGCCGGAGATGAAAGTGCAGTGTCATCTCTGCCCTCTCGAATGTGTTTTGCATCCGGGACAAACAGGAATATGTCGTACTCGTATCAATAATGAAGGGGTAGTGTACACACAGGCTTATGGTAATCCCTGCTCCATTAGCATTGATCCGATTGAAAAGAAGCCGTTGTTTCATTTCTTTCCCGGCAGTGGCATTTACTCTCTTTCTACGGCCGGATGCAATTTTCGATGCCTTAATTGCCAAAACTGGCAGATTTCACAGGCGTCACCCCGCACATTACAGCATTTTGAACTTACTCCTCTCGAAGTAGTACAACAAGCTCTTCGACACGATACTGACAGTATTGCCTTTACGTATACCGAACCAACAGTGTTTTACGAATATCTTCTCGATACGGCATCTATTGCCAAAGAAAAAGGTTTGAAAACAGTGTTTATTTCAAATGGGTTCATCAATAAAAAACCGCTTGCAGGACTAATGCCGTGGCTCGATGCGGCCAATATTGACCTGAAGTGTTTTGATGATGAAATATATCGTCACCTTGACGGAGGAAGGCTGCAACCGGTGCTTGATACGCTGAAGATGCTAAAAGCCGGCGGCGTTTGGTTGGAAATTACCAATCTGCTTGTTCCCGGATATACCGATAGTCCTGAAATGATATTGGTTATGTGCGAATGGCTGGTTGCGAATGGTTTTGCAGATACTCCGCTTCATTTCAGCCGTTTCTTTCCTACCTACAAGCTGAAAGAAATCCCGTCGACAGCCGAAACTGTGCTGATTCATGCCAAAGCCATTGCCGAGAAATGCGGTATGAGATTTGTTTACATCGGCAATGTGCCTGATCTGCATGGTGAAAATACTATTTGCCCGGTTTGCCGGCAATTGTTGATAGAACGGGTAGGGTACAGGGTAAAATCGAACTATATCCATCACGGTCGTTGTGTCTTTTGCGGCGAACCTATTCCCGGCGTTTGGCAGTAA
- a CDS encoding type I phosphomannose isomerase catalytic subunit, which yields MTLYPLKFSPIYKTRIWGGHKLEQFGKHSDTLPNIGESWELSGVPGDESVVSNGFLAGNSLPELVEVYMDELVGKKVFETYGETFPLLIKLIDANDDLSIQVHPDDELAAERHNSFGKTEMWYALPGAEDATLISGFVPNVDKDLYLKHLAEGTLEQVMDKHPVEKGDVFFIPAGRVHAIGKGCLVAEIQQTSDVTYRLFDFNRVDDKGNARELHTEQALDAIDFAYVKDAKKHPVAKENVPCELASCNYFTTNLIKLTDKLERDYYHLDSFVIYLCTEGSVEIKYDGGSETMVKGETVLLPASLSSITLVPQRSSEILEVYV from the coding sequence ATGACACTATATCCCTTAAAATTCAGCCCTATCTATAAAACCCGCATTTGGGGCGGACACAAACTAGAACAATTCGGAAAGCACTCCGATACGCTTCCAAATATTGGCGAAAGCTGGGAACTCTCGGGCGTACCGGGCGATGAGTCGGTGGTGTCAAACGGTTTTTTGGCCGGAAATTCTCTTCCGGAACTGGTGGAGGTTTACATGGACGAACTGGTGGGTAAAAAGGTATTTGAAACGTACGGTGAGACATTCCCTTTGCTGATTAAGCTGATTGATGCTAATGACGACCTCTCCATTCAGGTGCATCCTGATGATGAACTTGCAGCAGAACGCCACAACTCTTTCGGGAAAACCGAAATGTGGTATGCTTTGCCGGGAGCCGAAGATGCTACCCTTATTTCGGGATTTGTGCCGAATGTTGATAAGGACTTATATTTGAAACACCTTGCAGAAGGAACTCTCGAGCAAGTGATGGATAAACATCCGGTAGAAAAAGGCGATGTTTTCTTTATTCCGGCAGGCCGTGTTCATGCTATTGGTAAAGGCTGCCTTGTTGCTGAGATTCAACAAACTTCTGACGTTACATATCGTTTGTTCGACTTTAACCGTGTAGACGACAAGGGAAATGCCCGTGAATTGCACACCGAACAGGCGCTCGATGCTATTGACTTTGCGTACGTGAAAGATGCAAAAAAACATCCGGTAGCAAAAGAGAATGTTCCCTGCGAACTGGCTTCCTGCAACTATTTTACCACCAATCTGATTAAATTGACGGATAAACTGGAACGTGATTACTATCATCTCGATTCTTTCGTGATTTACCTGTGTACGGAAGGATCTGTGGAGATTAAATATGACGGTGGCAGTGAAACAATGGTAAAAGGTGAAACCGTATTGTTGCCGGCTTCCCTAAGCAGTATTACACTGGTGCCGCAACGTTCGTCGGAAATTCTTGAAGTTTACGTTTAG
- a CDS encoding GH39 family glycosyl hydrolase, with product MKNKNFFLCAVLLGSMSFGNVFAGKSKPKVAAVPQRVIAIDYNQAKGPLNTQFKECIGAGRANEGLRADWLQQLALVKKECGFKYIRMHGLLTDDMGLYREDKNGKPEYNYQYIDVLFDYLLSIGMKPFVELGFMPEALASGKQTIFWWRGNVTPPKDYNKWEALVRNMAQHFTERYGENEVKSWYFEVWNEPNLKGAFWTGTQEEYFKLYQYAVNGIKSVNKAYRVGGPATAGAAWVPEMIEFCHKNSLPLDFVSTHTYGVKQGYLDEYGNSGTVLSKDPMAVSGDILNSRKQIQNSAMPGLELHYTEWSASYTPSDPIHDSYHEAAYILQKIKQVGDAATSMSYWVFTDIFEEAGPRFTPFHGGFGLLNYQGIKKPAYYAFTFLNKLGETELTNNDSESYACKNSKGDVQLLLWDFTNTHPGDSVNNQVYYVRDLPAKNKGKVVVSLSGIPQGNYTMELYKVGYKVNDAYATYYAMNKPNQLTKQQVEEIKKANDGSPVAKEEIQIAADGKFSQALDLRENDVWFVNLVKR from the coding sequence ATGAAAAATAAAAACTTCTTCCTTTGTGCTGTCTTGCTCGGCAGCATGTCGTTCGGCAATGTCTTTGCCGGCAAATCCAAACCAAAAGTTGCAGCAGTTCCCCAACGTGTGATTGCCATCGATTACAATCAGGCGAAAGGTCCCTTGAACACTCAGTTTAAAGAATGTATCGGTGCCGGACGTGCCAATGAAGGCTTGCGTGCCGACTGGCTGCAACAACTGGCTCTCGTTAAGAAAGAGTGCGGTTTCAAATACATCCGCATGCACGGCCTGCTTACCGACGATATGGGCTTGTACCGCGAAGATAAAAATGGTAAGCCTGAGTACAACTATCAATACATCGACGTGTTGTTCGATTACCTGTTGAGTATTGGAATGAAACCGTTCGTGGAACTGGGTTTTATGCCCGAAGCGCTGGCAAGCGGCAAACAAACTATCTTCTGGTGGCGCGGAAATGTAACTCCTCCAAAGGATTACAATAAATGGGAAGCTCTTGTTCGTAATATGGCTCAGCATTTTACTGAACGTTACGGCGAAAACGAAGTGAAGAGCTGGTACTTTGAAGTGTGGAACGAACCCAACCTGAAAGGCGCTTTCTGGACAGGGACGCAGGAAGAATACTTTAAGTTGTATCAATATGCGGTGAATGGTATTAAGTCGGTCAATAAAGCCTATCGAGTGGGTGGACCAGCCACAGCCGGTGCTGCCTGGGTACCCGAAATGATTGAGTTTTGCCATAAAAATTCATTGCCGCTTGATTTTGTCAGTACCCACACTTACGGTGTGAAACAGGGCTACCTTGATGAGTATGGTAACTCTGGAACTGTACTCAGCAAAGATCCGATGGCCGTGAGTGGAGACATTCTCAATTCCCGTAAGCAGATTCAGAATTCGGCCATGCCGGGTCTCGAACTGCACTATACAGAGTGGAGCGCATCTTATACACCGTCCGATCCGATTCACGACAGCTACCACGAAGCGGCCTACATTCTGCAAAAAATCAAACAGGTGGGCGATGCTGCTACTTCGATGTCGTACTGGGTGTTTACCGATATTTTTGAAGAAGCGGGGCCACGTTTTACACCGTTTCATGGAGGGTTTGGTTTGCTCAACTATCAGGGCATTAAAAAGCCGGCTTACTATGCCTTTACGTTCCTGAATAAGCTGGGCGAAACCGAGTTGACGAACAACGACAGTGAGTCGTATGCCTGCAAGAATAGCAAAGGCGATGTGCAGTTGCTTTTATGGGACTTCACCAATACCCATCCGGGCGATTCGGTCAACAATCAGGTTTACTACGTGCGCGATCTGCCGGCAAAGAACAAAGGGAAAGTGGTGGTGTCGCTATCGGGTATTCCGCAAGGAAACTACACGATGGAGCTGTATAAGGTCGGTTACAAAGTGAACGATGCGTATGCTACCTATTATGCGATGAACAAGCCTAACCAACTTACGAAGCAGCAGGTGGAAGAGATCAAAAAAGCCAACGACGGATCGCCGGTGGCCAAAGAAGAGATTCAGATTGCTGCCGACGGCAAATTCTCCCAAGCGCTTGATTTGAGGGAGAACGATGTTTGGTTTGTCAATCTGGTGAAGCGATAA
- a CDS encoding DUF3127 domain-containing protein has product MQLTAKLVELLPLQTGTSSKGEWRKQNIVVETEEQYPKKICISVWGDKIDAKLQPGNKLKIDFDIESREYNQRWYTDVKAWKIELANANAPGETAPPIDASFDPGPAEMPGDMPF; this is encoded by the coding sequence ATGCAACTCACGGCTAAATTAGTAGAATTACTGCCATTACAAACCGGTACAAGTTCAAAAGGTGAATGGAGAAAACAAAACATTGTTGTAGAGACTGAAGAACAGTATCCTAAGAAGATATGTATCTCTGTATGGGGTGATAAGATTGACGCTAAACTACAACCCGGTAATAAACTGAAGATTGATTTCGATATTGAAAGTCGTGAGTACAATCAAAGATGGTATACTGACGTGAAAGCGTGGAAAATAGAACTGGCAAATGCGAATGCTCCGGGCGAAACTGCGCCGCCGATTGATGCTTCTTTCGATCCGGGACCGGCAGAAATGCCTGGTGATATGCCATTTTAA
- a CDS encoding TatD family hydrolase, with protein sequence MLIDTHSHIYLSEFDEDRTEVVNRAKAAGVSHIVLPNVDKETLEPMWALEAIEPEYFSATIGLHPTSVDATYKQELEWVKSELERRPYCAIGEVGIDLYWNKTFRNEQIKAFEQQLQWAIDYDLPVIIHQRDAFEDTIACVEKYNCSKLRGIFHSFGGTLEEAQRILSLGSFYLGINGVVTFKNSKLSHVLEQLSPEYLVLETDAPYLTPAPYRGKRNESAYVMLVAQKLAEIYQQPVNDIIEVTGRNATGLFNL encoded by the coding sequence ATGTTAATAGATACCCATTCACACATTTACCTTTCTGAGTTCGACGAAGACCGGACGGAAGTGGTCAACCGGGCGAAAGCGGCCGGCGTATCACACATTGTTTTACCCAATGTGGATAAAGAAACGCTAGAGCCGATGTGGGCGCTTGAAGCCATCGAACCTGAGTATTTCAGCGCAACCATTGGACTGCATCCTACCAGCGTGGATGCGACATACAAACAGGAACTGGAATGGGTAAAAAGCGAATTGGAACGCCGTCCCTATTGCGCCATCGGAGAAGTGGGAATTGACCTGTACTGGAACAAAACATTCCGCAATGAACAGATCAAAGCCTTCGAACAACAATTACAATGGGCCATCGACTACGACCTGCCGGTAATCATTCACCAGCGTGATGCTTTTGAGGATACTATTGCCTGCGTGGAAAAATACAATTGTTCCAAACTGAGAGGTATATTTCATAGTTTCGGAGGCACATTAGAAGAGGCTCAACGCATTCTATCCCTGGGCAGTTTTTATCTGGGTATCAATGGTGTGGTAACGTTCAAAAATTCAAAGCTCAGTCACGTATTGGAACAACTCTCGCCCGAATATCTGGTACTGGAAACCGATGCGCCCTACCTCACTCCGGCTCCCTACCGTGGAAAACGTAACGAAAGTGCTTACGTGATGCTGGTAGCTCAAAAGCTTGCTGAAATATATCAACAACCTGTGAATGACATAATTGAAGTAACAGGAAGAAATGCCACCGGTTTGTTCAATTTGTAA
- a CDS encoding DNA-methyltransferase encodes MQKQRAPRNRTLTVNDDEKLSLRQHLFTPEQPVTVAQATDRTIWGDLMQVLEFLPREFADLIIIDPPYNLTKDFAGNKFTQLSESHYLDYLQSWFPKVVGCLKPGGSLYLCGDWKCTSALQTVMQEHLTVLNRITWQREKGRGAKTNWKNSMEDIWFGVKDANQYTFNVDAVKVKRKVLAPYRHEGKPKDWQETEEGKFRLTHPSNFWDDITVPYWSMPENTDHPTQKPEKLIAKLILASSNEGDIVFDPFLGSGTTSVVARKLNRHFCGVEMNEDYCLLAEKRLQLAQTDPSIQGYVDGVFWERNTLK; translated from the coding sequence ATGCAAAAACAACGGGCACCCCGTAATCGTACTTTAACGGTCAATGATGACGAGAAGCTGTCGCTGCGGCAACATTTGTTCACCCCTGAGCAGCCCGTAACTGTGGCACAGGCTACCGATCGTACTATTTGGGGTGATCTGATGCAGGTGCTTGAATTCCTTCCCCGTGAGTTTGCCGACCTGATCATCATTGATCCGCCCTATAATCTTACCAAAGACTTTGCCGGGAACAAATTTACCCAGTTGTCGGAATCGCACTATCTCGACTATCTTCAAAGTTGGTTTCCCAAAGTAGTGGGATGCCTTAAACCCGGAGGATCGCTTTACCTGTGTGGAGACTGGAAATGTACTTCGGCTCTGCAAACTGTGATGCAGGAACATCTGACAGTGCTTAACCGTATTACCTGGCAGCGCGAAAAGGGCAGGGGCGCCAAAACCAACTGGAAAAATTCGATGGAAGATATATGGTTTGGCGTGAAGGATGCAAATCAATACACTTTCAATGTGGATGCTGTAAAGGTGAAACGGAAAGTGCTGGCTCCATACCGTCACGAAGGTAAGCCCAAAGACTGGCAGGAAACTGAAGAGGGAAAATTCCGTCTGACGCATCCCTCCAATTTTTGGGATGATATTACGGTTCCTTACTGGTCGATGCCGGAGAATACCGATCATCCTACCCAAAAGCCTGAAAAGCTGATTGCTAAGTTGATTTTGGCCAGCTCCAACGAAGGCGATATCGTCTTTGATCCGTTTCTTGGCTCGGGCACAACCTCGGTGGTAGCCCGTAAACTGAACCGTCATTTTTGCGGAGTGGAGATGAACGAAGATTATTGCCTGCTGGCCGAAAAACGCCTCCAACTGGCACAAACCGACCCTTCAATACAGGGCTATGTCGACGGTGTTTTCTGGGAACGTAATACTCTGAAGTAG
- a CDS encoding DUF4296 domain-containing protein, producing MKTIIVYFAAILLLFSCSTTPKGVLQEKKMADVLYEMYLADACNMVKNYGANLDSTKRQSYRYILHKYDVSVADFDSSMVWYSAHPDKQEHLYDRLNLQFQKLQKDVNARKYKQITPVLTENDTVEVWQMPRRFDFTTGIIHNKVNFHFDRNQFQKGNGFLLTYKLKLNKEDKAEGNKFLLKVAYQGKTDSLVSYAKKDGQWLSYRVFMPLSPKTDVMTIDGWLLECKGNNMPQSAVIADVHCYRIAYATHKGAKTSRSWWQKIFSK from the coding sequence ATGAAAACAATAATCGTATATTTTGCGGCAATTCTGCTGCTGTTTTCCTGTAGTACCACACCCAAAGGCGTGCTCCAGGAAAAGAAAATGGCCGACGTACTTTATGAAATGTATTTGGCGGATGCCTGTAATATGGTAAAGAATTACGGAGCCAACCTTGACAGCACAAAGCGTCAGTCTTACCGTTATATTTTGCATAAATACGACGTGTCGGTTGCCGATTTCGACAGTTCAATGGTTTGGTATTCTGCACACCCCGACAAACAGGAACATTTATACGACAGGCTGAACCTGCAGTTTCAAAAACTACAGAAGGATGTTAACGCACGTAAATACAAACAAATAACTCCGGTGCTTACAGAAAACGATACGGTGGAAGTGTGGCAAATGCCCCGTCGTTTTGACTTTACAACCGGAATCATTCATAATAAGGTGAATTTCCACTTTGACCGGAATCAGTTTCAAAAAGGGAATGGCTTTCTGTTGACATACAAGCTGAAACTCAATAAGGAGGATAAGGCTGAAGGAAATAAATTTCTCCTCAAAGTGGCATATCAGGGAAAAACGGACAGTTTGGTGTCTTATGCGAAAAAAGACGGACAATGGCTTAGTTACCGCGTTTTTATGCCGCTGTCACCCAAAACTGACGTTATGACAATAGATGGCTGGCTGCTCGAATGCAAAGGCAATAATATGCCTCAATCAGCTGTTATTGCTGATGTGCATTGTTACCGTATTGCTTATGCTACTCACAAAGGTGCGAAAACATCCCGAAGCTGGTGGCAGAAAATTTTCTCAAAATAA
- a CDS encoding nitroreductase family protein, producing MAKDFYSAVEARRSFYGISKETVVSDQKIQEVIEHAVKYTPSAFNSQSARLILLLGAQHDQLWDITKEALRKIVPAENFGATEVKIDSFKSGYGTVLYFEDNSVVENLQNQFPPYAHNFPSWSLQASGMHQFVIWTALEAEGFGASLQHYNELIEEDVKIEWNVPASWKLIAQMPFGKPTFQPDAKQFQPLEERIKIFK from the coding sequence ATGGCAAAAGATTTTTATTCAGCAGTAGAAGCAAGACGTTCCTTTTATGGGATTAGTAAAGAAACCGTCGTTTCTGATCAAAAGATTCAGGAGGTGATAGAACATGCCGTGAAGTATACCCCGTCGGCATTCAACTCTCAAAGTGCAAGGCTGATTTTGTTGCTGGGCGCTCAGCACGACCAGCTATGGGACATCACCAAAGAAGCTTTGCGAAAGATTGTTCCTGCTGAAAATTTCGGAGCCACCGAAGTGAAGATTGATTCTTTCAAGAGCGGATATGGGACTGTTCTCTATTTCGAAGATAACAGCGTGGTGGAAAATCTGCAAAACCAGTTCCCTCCATATGCACACAATTTTCCTTCATGGTCGCTACAGGCGAGCGGAATGCACCAGTTTGTGATCTGGACCGCACTGGAAGCCGAAGGATTCGGTGCTTCGCTGCAGCACTACAACGAACTGATTGAAGAAGACGTAAAGATAGAGTGGAATGTGCCCGCATCGTGGAAACTGATTGCTCAGATGCCTTTCGGTAAACCGACTTTTCAGCCCGATGCCAAACAGTTTCAACCGCTTGAAGAGCGCATCAAAATTTTCAAATAA
- a CDS encoding enoyl-ACP reductase FabI, with the protein MSNNLLKGKRGIVFGALNDMSIAWKVAERAVEEGASITLTNTELAIRMGTIDELSKKLNAEVIPADATSVEDLEKVFAKSQEILGGKIDFVLHSIGMSPNVRKKRTYDDLDYDLLSKTLDISAVSFHKMIQVAKKMDAISEGGSILALSYVAAQRTLFGYNDMADAKAMLESIARSFGYIYGREKGVRINTISQSPTMTTAGSGIKGFDGLVDFSNRMSPLGNASASECADYCIVMFSDLTKKVTMQNLFHDGGFSSMGMSLRAMTQYNKSFENDFKDENGNIIYG; encoded by the coding sequence ATGTCAAACAATTTATTAAAAGGAAAAAGAGGAATTGTCTTCGGAGCTTTGAACGACATGTCCATTGCATGGAAAGTTGCAGAACGTGCCGTAGAAGAAGGCGCTTCAATTACATTGACCAATACCGAATTGGCCATTAGAATGGGTACAATCGACGAATTGTCAAAGAAGCTCAACGCCGAAGTGATTCCTGCCGATGCAACCAGTGTAGAAGATCTGGAAAAGGTTTTTGCAAAATCTCAGGAAATTCTGGGTGGCAAAATCGACTTCGTTTTGCACTCCATCGGTATGTCTCCTAACGTACGTAAAAAACGTACTTATGATGATTTGGACTATGATTTGTTGAGCAAAACCCTTGATATTTCGGCCGTATCATTCCATAAAATGATTCAGGTGGCGAAAAAGATGGATGCTATCAGCGAAGGTGGCTCTATTTTGGCGCTTTCGTATGTGGCAGCTCAACGTACTTTGTTCGGTTACAACGACATGGCTGACGCCAAAGCAATGCTTGAATCCATTGCTCGCAGCTTCGGTTATATCTACGGTCGCGAAAAAGGTGTGAGAATCAACACCATCTCGCAATCACCGACAATGACCACTGCCGGTAGCGGTATCAAAGGCTTCGACGGTTTGGTAGACTTCTCTAACCGCATGTCGCCACTGGGTAATGCATCTGCCAGCGAATGTGCAGACTATTGTATCGTGATGTTCTCCGATCTGACCAAGAAGGTGACTATGCAGAACCTTTTCCACGATGGTGGTTTTTCAAGCATGGGTATGAGTCTGAGAGCTATGACTCAGTACAACAAGAGTTTTGAAAACGATTTCAAAGACGAGAACGGTAATATTATTTACGGATAA
- a CDS encoding lipoprotein signal peptidase: MQLSKTAKISILTIFLILFCDQTLKLFIKSHFELGHDIQIFSWFHIYFIENNGMAFGMELIGKLFLSLFRIGAGIFLIYYLRKIIQRQLPTGYIISISLILAGAIGNLFDCMFYGLLFSDSMGHVAQFMPESGGYASLFYGRVVDMLYFPLIEGNFPDWFPIWGGQDFIFFRPVFNIADSAVSVGVVLILLFYRHYLSDNEVKKPVENQPETQA; encoded by the coding sequence ATGCAACTCTCAAAAACAGCAAAAATTTCCATTCTGACAATCTTCCTGATTCTGTTTTGCGATCAAACACTGAAGCTTTTTATTAAATCGCATTTCGAGCTTGGACACGACATACAGATATTCAGCTGGTTTCATATCTATTTTATTGAAAACAACGGGATGGCTTTCGGTATGGAGCTGATCGGGAAATTGTTTTTGAGTCTTTTCCGCATTGGTGCCGGTATTTTCCTGATTTATTATCTGCGTAAAATTATACAACGGCAACTACCGACCGGATATATAATCAGCATTTCGTTGATTCTTGCCGGTGCAATAGGCAACTTGTTCGACTGTATGTTCTATGGACTGTTATTTTCCGACAGTATGGGACATGTAGCTCAGTTTATGCCGGAAAGCGGCGGTTATGCTTCTCTCTTTTACGGTCGTGTTGTCGATATGTTGTATTTCCCTCTTATCGAAGGCAACTTCCCCGATTGGTTCCCGATATGGGGAGGCCAGGACTTTATATTCTTCCGTCCGGTATTCAATATTGCCGATAGCGCAGTGAGTGTTGGTGTTGTATTGATATTGTTGTTCTATCGTCATTATCTTTCCGATAATGAAGTAAAAAAGCCGGTTGAAAATCAGCCTGAGACACAAGCATGA